A segment of the Streptococcus dysgalactiae subsp. dysgalactiae genome:
GAGCAAGCTCAGCTTGAGATTTTTAAATATATTGAGACTTACTATAACCCTAAACGTCTGCATTCAGCTTTAGGGTATCTCTCACCTGTAGAATTTGAAAAAATAGTTACTAATTAGCTTAACTTTATGTCTATTTTTTCTTGACAAGTCCACCTAAAAGTATTTTTCTTCTGTCCCATTAATGGGGTGCAGTGCCACTAAAACCTGGCTTTTTTAAAAATAATTAATTCCCATTGCAGATTTAACTTCTGATAAGGTTTGAGCTGCGACAGCCTGCGCTTGTTGACTACCTTCTTGTAACATACGAAACACTTCCCCCATATCTTTAGCGTACTCCAAACGTCTTTCACGGATAGGTGCTAATTCACGTTCCAAAATGTCTAGAAGGTAGCGTTTCGTTTTAACATCTCCTAAACCACCTCTTTGATAATGCTCTTTCATAGCCGCAATATCAGCTTGATCTTCTTCTCTTTCAAAAATATCCAAGTAATGGAAAACCATATTCCCTTCAATTTGACCCGGATCCTCCACTTTAATATGATTTGGATCGGTATACATGCTCATCACTTTTTTACGGACTGTATCAGCATCGTCAGAAAGATAGATTCCATTTCCTAAAGACTTAGACATTTTGGCATTGCCATCCAGTCCTGGCAAGCGTCCAGCTTTTTCATTTTCTGGGTAAATACCTTCAGGTTCCACTAAACATTCCGTATGGTAAGTGTGATTGAAACTTCTCACAATTTCACGTGTTTGTTCAATCATCGGTTTCTGGTCATTGCCCACAGGAACAAAATTAGCTTTAAAAGCTGTGATATCGGCGGCCTGTGATACTGGATAAACAAGGAAACCAGATGGAATGCTTTCACCAAAACCTTTCTGAGCAATTTCGGTTTTAACGGTTGGATTTCTTTCCAAACGTGCCAATGACACCAAATTCATATAGTACATGGTCAATTCAGCTAATTCTGGAATCTGACTTTGAATAAAAATTGTTGATTGTTTCGGATCTAAGCCAACAGAGAGGTAATCCAAGGCAACATTTCCAATAGATTCTTTAATTAATTCGGATTCTTTAGCATGATCCGTTAAAGCCTGCTGGTCGGCCAAGAAAATAAACATCTTATACTTATTTTCATTTTGTAACATCACGCGATTTTTAAGACTTCCTACGTAATGGCCTAGGTGTAATTTACCAGTTGGTCTATCCCCGGTTAAAATAATTGGTTTTGTCATCATTATCTCCTAAATATTCATCATTGCATAAAAAATCCCCACGCTAAAATAGCGTGAGGGCGTTGTGACAAGTAATACGCGGTACCACCTCAATTAATACCCACAATAAAACAGGATATTATCTCAATCTTCTACATATTAAGAAGTTGCACGATAAGGGGTGCCGACCTGAAAGTTATGTGTTCCTTTCAAACTAACCATTAGCCCATTTCATCTTACTTGTTGTTAACTCGCACCTACCGCTAACTCTCTAAAAACAAGGAAAAGATTACTCTTCTAACGTAGCATTATTCTATGAAATTTTGAGTATTTTGTCAAGTTCCTTAGATTTTTTAAAAATAAGTCTTGACGGTCTCAACCTATTTAAGAGATAATGAATCTACCATTTTTAACCACCTTAAAAGGAGACCTTAACTACATGAAAAAACGTGTCATGGATTTATTGCTTGTTACCATTGGATCATTTATCACAGCAATTGGTTTTAATACCATGTTTGTTGATAATCATATTGCCTCAGGTGGAATGGTTGGTATTTCAGTAGTTATGAAAGCCTTATTTGGCATTAGCCCTTCTCTCTTTTTAATGGTTAGTAACCTTCCCTTACTGTTAATGTGTTACTTTTATCTTGGTAAACAGAACTTCGTTAAAACACTCTATGGGTCATGGATTTATCCTATTGCCATTCGTTTAACCAACCAATTACCCACTTTAACACACAATCAATTATTAGCCGCTATTTTTGGAGGTATTATCTGCGGTATTGGGCTAGGCATGGTATTTTGGGGAAATTCTTCAACAGGGGGAACAGGTATTTTAACACAGATTCTTCACAAGTACTCCCCATTATCACTTGGTTTCGCTATGACTATTGTTGACGGTATTAGTGTTCTCATGGGATTAATGGCTCTATCTGCTGACGACGTGATGTATTCAACGATAGGGCTACTCGTTATTGGATATGTGATTAGTGTCATGGAAAATGGTTTCGATTCATCGAAGAATGTCATGATTATTTCCAAAGATTATCAAGCTATCCGACAATATATCACAACTGTTATGGACCGTGGGGTAACTAAAATTCCAATTCGTGGTGGTTATACCACATCAGATAAAATTATGTTGATGGCCATCGTGTCAACTTATGAATTGCCTGCACTCCAAGAAAAAATTCTTGAAATCGATGATACTGCTTTTATTGTTGTCATGCCTGCAGCTCAGGTAATGGGTCGAGGATTCAGCTTAACCAAACAATACAAACGTGAAGACAAAGACGTTTTATTACCTATGTAGTGATTAGCCCCTTTCTGATTGAAAAAAGGGGCTTTTTTAGGTACAATGAAGGTTAGATAAATAAGATGAGGTGACAAATTGCTTACAGTTTCTGATATATCACTACGCTTTAGTGATCGAAAACTTTTTGATGATGTAAACATCAAATTCACAGCTGGTAATACTTACGGCTTAATCGGTGCCAATGGTGCCGGAAAATCAACTTTCCTTAAAATCCTTGCAGGAGATATTGAACCAAGTACTGGTCATATCTCTTTAGGTCCTGACGAACGCCTTTCTGTTCTTCGACAAAATCACTTTGACTACGAAGAGGAACGTGCTATTGATGTTGTTATCATGGGAAATGAACAACTCTACAATATCATGAAAGAAAAGGACGCTATCTATATGAAAGCTGACTTTTCAGAAGAAGATGGGGTTCGTGCGGCTGAGCTAGAAGGTATCTTTGCTGAGTTAGGTGGCTGGGAGGCAGAAAGCGAAGCTTCTCAACTTCTCCAAAATCTAAATATTCCAGAAGACCTTCACTACCAAAATATGAGTGAACTAGCTAATGGAGATAAGGTAAAAGTCCTTCTTGCTAAAGCATTATTTGGTAAACCGGATGTGTTATTACTTGACGAGCCAACCAATGGTCTTGATATTCAGTCCATTTCATGGTTAGAAGATTTCTTGATTGATTTTGAAAATACAGTTATCGTTGTTTCCCATGACCGTCACTTCTTGAATAAAGTATGTACTCACATGGCTGACCTTGACTTTGGTAAAATCAAACTCTTTGTGGGTAACTACGATTTCTGGAAACAATCTTCTGAACTGGCAGCTCGTTTACAAGCTGACCGCAATGCTAAAGCCGAAGAAAAAATCAAAGAACTACAAGAATTCGTTGCCCGTTTCTCAGCAAATGCATCTAAATCAAAACAAGCAACCTCTCGTAAAAAAATGCTTGATAAGATTGAATTAGAAGAAATTGTTCCCTCAAGCCGTAAATACCCATTTATTAATTTTAAAGCAGAGCGTGAAATGGGGAATGACTTCCTCACTGTTGAAAATCTTTCTGTAACGATCGATGGAGAGAAAATCATTGATAATATCAGTTTCATTTTACGTCCAGGTGACAAAGCTGCTATTATTGGTCAAAACGATATTCAGACAACTGCTCTTATGCGTGCTTTAGCAGATGATATTGACTACGAAGGAACCATTAAATGGGGAGTGACAACAAGTCGTTCTTACTTGCCAAAAGACAATTCAAAAGATTTTGCAACAGATGATTCCATCCTTGAATGGTTACGTCAATTCGCCTCAAAAGGTGAAGATGACGATACCTTTTTACGTGGTTTCCTAGGACGTATGCTTTTCTCTGGAGACGAAGTTAAAAAATCTGTTAACGTTCTTTCCGGTGGCGAAAAAGTGCGTGTCATGCTTTCTAAGTTGATGCTATTGAAATCAAACGTTCTTATTCTTGATGACCCAACTAATCACTTAGATTTGGAATCTATTTCAAGCCTTAATGATGGTATCAAAGACTTCAAAGAATCTGTTATCTTTGTCAGTCATGATCATGAATTTATTCAGACCATTGCTAACCATATCGTTGTGATTTCAAAAAATGGTGTTATTGACCGTATTGATGAAACCTATGACGAATTCCTTGACAATCCTGATGTTCAAGCCCGAGTTTCTGAACTTTGGAAATAGAACCTTATGATAAATGAGGTGGCTAAGAAGACTTCTTCCTAGCCACTTTTTTTAAAATGTTATTAATGAAAGATTGGTCAGCTTATGAAACATCGTCATAAATGGGCAATTGCTGGACTCACTAGTTTTCTTTTACCAATTAGCATTATGTCTACTGTTCTTCTTTCAATGGGAATTTCTTATCAAGGAGAAAGAACTATTCTAGCAAGTGATGCCTTTCATCAATATGTTATTTTTGCTCAAAACCTTCGTAATATCCTTCACGGATCTGATAGTCTCTTTTATACATTTACCAGTGGACTAGGTTTGAATTTTTACGCTCTCACAAGCTATTACTTAGGGAGTTTCTTTTCTCCCTTGTATTTCTTTTTTGATTTAGCATCTATGCCCGATGCTATCTATCTCCTTACCTTATTAAAATTTGGATTTATGGGACTAACTGCCTGCTATGCGTTTCATAAACTCTATCCAAATATTAAGGCTTATCTGATCGTATCACTATCACTTTCTTATAGTTTAATGAGTTTTTTGACTAGCCAACTTGAACTCAATTCTTGGTTGGACGTTTTTATTCTTTTACCCTTGATTTTATTAGGACTAAATCAAATCATCCTAAAAAAGAAAACAGGTTTATATTACGTTTGTGTGAGTCTGCTCTTTATTCAAAATTACTACTTTGGCTATATGGTTGCTATCTTCTCCTCCTTATATGCCTTTGTTTGTCTTTTGAAACTCAATAGTTTCAAAAAAGGTTTAGTTGCTTTTTTAAGGTTTACAACAGTGTCAATCATGGCAGCCTTAACAAGTGCTGTTATGCTACTTCCTACCTATTTGGATTTATCAAGTTATGGAGAAACTTTCTCCCTTGTAAAGCAACTCATAACTACCA
Coding sequences within it:
- the trpS gene encoding tryptophan--tRNA ligase yields the protein MTKPIILTGDRPTGKLHLGHYVGSLKNRVMLQNENKYKMFIFLADQQALTDHAKESELIKESIGNVALDYLSVGLDPKQSTIFIQSQIPELAELTMYYMNLVSLARLERNPTVKTEIAQKGFGESIPSGFLVYPVSQAADITAFKANFVPVGNDQKPMIEQTREIVRSFNHTYHTECLVEPEGIYPENEKAGRLPGLDGNAKMSKSLGNGIYLSDDADTVRKKVMSMYTDPNHIKVEDPGQIEGNMVFHYLDIFEREEDQADIAAMKEHYQRGGLGDVKTKRYLLDILERELAPIRERRLEYAKDMGEVFRMLQEGSQQAQAVAAQTLSEVKSAMGINYF
- a CDS encoding YitT family protein, whose amino-acid sequence is MKKRVMDLLLVTIGSFITAIGFNTMFVDNHIASGGMVGISVVMKALFGISPSLFLMVSNLPLLLMCYFYLGKQNFVKTLYGSWIYPIAIRLTNQLPTLTHNQLLAAIFGGIICGIGLGMVFWGNSSTGGTGILTQILHKYSPLSLGFAMTIVDGISVLMGLMALSADDVMYSTIGLLVIGYVISVMENGFDSSKNVMIISKDYQAIRQYITTVMDRGVTKIPIRGGYTTSDKIMLMAIVSTYELPALQEKILEIDDTAFIVVMPAAQVMGRGFSLTKQYKREDKDVLLPM
- a CDS encoding ATP-binding cassette domain-containing protein; the protein is MLTVSDISLRFSDRKLFDDVNIKFTAGNTYGLIGANGAGKSTFLKILAGDIEPSTGHISLGPDERLSVLRQNHFDYEEERAIDVVIMGNEQLYNIMKEKDAIYMKADFSEEDGVRAAELEGIFAELGGWEAESEASQLLQNLNIPEDLHYQNMSELANGDKVKVLLAKALFGKPDVLLLDEPTNGLDIQSISWLEDFLIDFENTVIVVSHDRHFLNKVCTHMADLDFGKIKLFVGNYDFWKQSSELAARLQADRNAKAEEKIKELQEFVARFSANASKSKQATSRKKMLDKIELEEIVPSSRKYPFINFKAEREMGNDFLTVENLSVTIDGEKIIDNISFILRPGDKAAIIGQNDIQTTALMRALADDIDYEGTIKWGVTTSRSYLPKDNSKDFATDDSILEWLRQFASKGEDDDTFLRGFLGRMLFSGDEVKKSVNVLSGGEKVRVMLSKLMLLKSNVLILDDPTNHLDLESISSLNDGIKDFKESVIFVSHDHEFIQTIANHIVVISKNGVIDRIDETYDEFLDNPDVQARVSELWK